AGAACCTTCGCTTATTCGTGAAATGCTATATCAAGAAACTGTATTTGACAGTTTGCGGTATAAGCCGGAAGAAGTACTTGAAAAAATTTTAGGTGTAATGAAATAGACCGATAACAAACAGCAAACCGACTGAACAAAGCGGAACGCTGCCAAACCATTATCCGCAATAAACAAAGAAAACAGATATGGAAAAAGAAAAGAAAATCGAAGAAGCCAAACAGGTATTAAAAAAAATGCTTGTTGACGAGTACAATATAAAATCAGCCGACCAGTTTTTCTCTACCGAAGGCGAGGTAATGGCTGAAATATACGAGAGTATGAAAATTGAACAAGAAAATTTTAATCTTACAGACGACGAATTAAATAGTCTTTTAGATTCAATTTTCGATGAAATGTAAATGCGGATAACACGCAGATTATCCATAAATAAGATTAATATGCAAATACATGAAGCTGAGACAAATAAATGCAAGAAAAAATTAATGTTTGAATCGAATGAATTTGAACAGGGAATAGAATTTGCTCTTGCTAATGGTTGTGATGGTTTGCAAATAAGGAACACTTTTGGTGCAGCGATGGACTTCAGACTTTTTGAAAAAGTTGCCAATCAAATAGTATTCTTATCCATAACCGGCATAAGTCCTATCCATATCACAAATTTTGAATACATATACTCTTTTCAAAAGTTAGAAACTTTATATTCTGAGGAAGTGGATTTACCTATAGATTTTAAAAGATTTGGTGCACTCCAAAACATTGGTATCGTATATAATAAGAACTTCCAAAACTTAGATAAATTGAAGCACTTGAAAAGTGCCGTTATTCGCAAATTCTCAGGACAAGACCTGCGACTGTTCTCTAATTGGGAGTCTATAAAGGTATTACACATATATCAATCAAAAATAGAAAGTTTACAAGGTATAGCAGAACTAAGATATATTGATACTTTAGTTCTGGCACATAATAGGAAACTGAAAGATATTAGCAGTATTAATCAGTTAAACTATGTAGCAGATCTTTCATTTGAAAAAAATAGTGGCTTACGTGACTATTCCGAATTAGCAAATAACCAAAGTGTTCATGGTCTTTTTATATCAGAGTTGGACAATCTGGAGTTTATCAAGAGCATGGAGTCTTTAACATCATTCCGTTTTTGGAATTGCAAAGATGGAAATTTGTTTCCATTATTAGAAAGTCCTACATTAAAAAAAGTATGCTTTACTCCTAATAAGAAACATTATTCGCATACAATGGAGCAAATTAATAGATTGATAACAAACACCTCAATCGCCCAAAATGGCGATTAACTGCCGAACATTATCGACTATAAACAAAAAAAAAGAATTGTAAAATATAAGTAAATATGAAATACTATGAATTAGCAGATTATTATAAAAGAGATGTAAACTTTGTATTTGATGAAGAAAAGAATGATTTAGATTACTTTGCTTTAAGTGAAGGTCATCCTGTTATCTACAATCATCCTATCTATTATACTATTGATAAGATTGATTCTTACATTGATAAATATGATTTGTTGCCAACATTAGGTCCTTTACTTGTTAGCAAAAAATTTAGAAACACTTTTTCTTTTCTTGAAAATTCTGAATTACAATTTTTTAATGCTGTTATAACAGATAAAAAGGGGAATCAGATTAATAACTTTTTTGCATTAAATATAACTAATACATTAGAATGCTTGGATTTGAATAAATCTGTAATAGAAACAACAAGATATGGTATAAGAACAATGAAGAAAATCTTTTTCTTAACGGATGCTCTTAACAATTTTTCGATAGTACGTATGAAAGAACATAAATCTTATATTGTTGTTACGGAAGAGTTTAAGAATATATGTGAAAAATCCAATCTGAAAGGGATAAGATTTTTAAGTGAAGGAGATTCAATTTATACAAATGTATAAATTGGTCGATAACAAGCGGCTGTGCCACCCATGAAAAGGTCGGTTAGCCACCGGACATTAGCCACTTTTAATGATAAATATATGGAAGAATTGAGAATAATAGGAAAACCAACTATTTATGGAGATTTGGATTTTTTAGATCGTTTCAGCTTTACGAATGGGCGTAAGTTTCCAACTTCATACCAGAAATTCGTTAAGAGATTCGGTTATGGAAGAGTATTGGGTGAATGGTTTATCTATATTCCAATGGGTGATTATGGTGATTCTTGGAATATTCGTTCAGAAGAAATTAGATCAACTTATTATGATGATGTAATTCAAGGAGAACTTTGGTTTGATTTAGAACCTGACGGCACAATAGAAATTGTAAAACAGTTAGTTCCTTTTGCTCAAAGCGAAAATGGCTATTATCTGTTTTGGAATATTGCAAGTCAACCTATAATAAACGAGTTTGATATATACATAACAGATTTTAGAGGATTAGGAGTGAGAAAAGTAGCTACCTCTATAGATGAGTTGATTGACAAGATGATTGACAAAAATAGATTCAATGAAGTTATGCCGTTATTCTGTCAAGAGCCATATTCTCCAATTTTTGAATGCATAGAGGAACTGCATTAATAGAACTAAACAGTGCTTACTGATAAAATAAATAAGGTGACTTACAAACGGCTCAACTGCCCTAACGGTCTGTTAGCCACCCAACATTAGCAATTTAAGAGTATGGAAGAAGAAAACTATTCATTACCTCAGTATGCTTTCGAAATCGAATTTGAATGGGAAAAGGAGAATGAAGAATCTATCCACAAGGTTTGTCCGCGAACTTTTAACAGATGGTGGGGAAATGATGTGTTTTGAATAGGTTACTAACAAGCGGACAAATCTCCCGCAAGATATTCCTGATATTCATACTTTTTCCGCATTTGAATCTATAAGTAATAGAAGAACAAAATATCTTTTCCAGGGATGTCTTTTAATTTAGATTAATAGTTTTGATAATAATTGATTTTGATTGATCCACACGCTATCTTTGTGTCGGTAAGGATATATTCGGTCAATATATAAAAAAGATGAATATACCTGCCGACTCCCTTACCATTATTTACAATAAGAGTAATAAGAATGGATAATTTAGAACAATACTGGGAACAATGTTTTTCCCCGTTTGGGCATAAGTTCGCTGAGTTTCGTCCCAACTACCAAGAAATGGAGCAAACGGACAGTATAATTGCCGCATTATATTGGCTGGAATTGGAAGTATATAATGGTGGATTTCTCCAATTTTTCTGTAATTGGGGATATGATGCTTATTTACTTACACTCAAAGGATTGGAAACTATCAGCGCGACAGTCACCAAACAGCTTCTAATGTAGGCTTACAGTATCATCCAAAGATTTAAAGATGACAACCGATTAAAATCGTTATGGGACATTCCTCAATATCTGACAGAGGACGAAAATTCTAAATTAAACGAAATAGACCGGGAATACTGGGAAGATAAGGAACATATTATGCGACTTATGCTTCTAAAATTTCATCCAGAGTTAGTTATAAATATAGACAATAAGAAAAGCTAACCTCTAAATGCAAGCGTTATCCACCGAATTAAAGATAGAAACATGGAAATATTGTATTTGATATTATTCTCTCTGCCTGTTCTTATAGCCTATTTGTATCTGAACAGATATATCAAGAAGAAAGGAGATACTTCCTTGAAAAGTATAACTTTCCGAATAGCTATATGGATACACGGAATAGCATTGTTACTTACAATATTCTCTGCTATCCTTTTCTATAAAGAAATTATTATTCGTTGGGGAATAAGTTGGTATATAGTGTATATGACAATTCTGTCCGGAATAACGATATACCTGACCGTATCTAAGAAAACTGCACATTATCTGTGGTGGAAGCTTTATTCGGGCATCTATTATTGGGGAGTCGCAATAAGTATTCCATTTTGGTTTGTGATAATGTTCTTTGTCTTTTTTATTTTCCATGCTAACCCAATATTCAAAAATCGGCAATTCTGCATTTATGATACAAGTTCAGGAAACATTCATCCCAAGTATCATAATAATATCATTTATAAGAACAAAGGACTATTCCTAAAGGAACTGACTTCTTTCGAATATGACGGAATGGTTTGGGAAATACACGATGTTGAAACTAACGACGAAAACACTATATATGTTCACTTAAAAGAAATACGGACTGATAGTTTAGAAATAGCAAAAGATAGTATTTTGACAACAAAGACCGATGACTGACAATCATCTGAATTACTTAATCAATGGTATGAAATGGAATCAAACAATATTGGCATTTTTTCTACTGCTCTTATCGGTTCTACCGATTACAGCAGTCGGAAACACGAATGAACAAAGTAATATGAGAATACCCTTAAAACAAGAAAGCGGCAATCTTG
The DNA window shown above is from Bacteroides faecium and carries:
- a CDS encoding SMI1/KNR4 family protein, with amino-acid sequence MEELRIIGKPTIYGDLDFLDRFSFTNGRKFPTSYQKFVKRFGYGRVLGEWFIYIPMGDYGDSWNIRSEEIRSTYYDDVIQGELWFDLEPDGTIEIVKQLVPFAQSENGYYLFWNIASQPIINEFDIYITDFRGLGVRKVATSIDELIDKMIDKNRFNEVMPLFCQEPYSPIFECIEELH
- a CDS encoding imm11 family protein; translated protein: MKYYELADYYKRDVNFVFDEEKNDLDYFALSEGHPVIYNHPIYYTIDKIDSYIDKYDLLPTLGPLLVSKKFRNTFSFLENSELQFFNAVITDKKGNQINNFFALNITNTLECLDLNKSVIETTRYGIRTMKKIFFLTDALNNFSIVRMKEHKSYIVVTEEFKNICEKSNLKGIRFLSEGDSIYTNV
- a CDS encoding DMP19 family protein is translated as MDNLEQYWEQCFSPFGHKFAEFRPNYQEMEQTDSIIAALYWLELEVYNGGFLQFFCNWGYDAYLLTLKGLETISATVTKQLLM